The following proteins come from a genomic window of Corallococcus sp. NCRR:
- the queG gene encoding tRNA epoxyqueuosine(34) reductase QueG, with product MYATQLPTARLRQLAQDVGFDLIGFARAEPIPPSSLMSWLEAGYDADMDWMGSRAEERLDVSVLLPGARTVLSLANNYWRDDAPSQGSPIARYARGRDYHSTLRDRMKAFRKTINAWYPGLGTYGGVDSGPMMEKVWAARGGLGYVGKNGCLITESHGSWVLLATLILDAEVDAYPDGPVADRCGSCRRCLMACPTGALVGNRQVDARACLSYQTIENRDRDVPEAFRLKFDNLIFGCDICQTVCPLNRKPVFADDERFMPRAVASLGTLELAALTPEQYKELIPGTALARARYDGLRRNAVYALGVARQAHARPLLEKLSGDDSELVRSAARWALLQLEP from the coding sequence GTGTACGCGACGCAATTGCCCACTGCCCGGCTGAGGCAGCTCGCCCAGGACGTGGGCTTCGACCTCATCGGCTTCGCGCGCGCGGAGCCCATTCCGCCGTCGTCGCTGATGTCGTGGCTGGAGGCCGGCTACGACGCGGACATGGACTGGATGGGGTCGCGCGCGGAGGAGCGGCTCGACGTGTCGGTGCTGCTGCCGGGCGCGCGCACGGTGCTGTCCCTCGCGAACAACTACTGGCGGGATGACGCGCCGTCGCAGGGCTCGCCCATCGCAAGGTACGCGCGGGGCCGCGACTACCACTCCACGCTGCGCGACCGGATGAAGGCGTTCCGAAAAACCATCAACGCCTGGTACCCGGGGCTGGGCACCTACGGCGGCGTGGACAGCGGGCCCATGATGGAGAAGGTCTGGGCCGCTCGCGGGGGCCTGGGCTACGTGGGCAAGAACGGCTGCCTCATCACGGAGTCGCACGGTTCGTGGGTGCTCCTGGCCACGCTCATCCTGGACGCGGAGGTGGACGCGTACCCGGACGGGCCGGTGGCGGACCGGTGCGGCTCCTGCCGGCGGTGTCTCATGGCGTGTCCCACGGGCGCGCTGGTGGGCAACCGGCAGGTGGATGCGCGGGCGTGCCTGTCGTACCAGACGATTGAGAACCGGGACCGCGACGTGCCGGAGGCGTTCCGGCTCAAGTTCGACAACCTCATCTTCGGCTGCGACATCTGCCAGACGGTGTGCCCGCTGAACCGCAAGCCGGTGTTCGCGGACGACGAGCGCTTCATGCCCCGCGCGGTGGCGTCGCTGGGCACGCTGGAGCTGGCGGCGCTCACCCCCGAGCAATACAAGGAACTCATCCCCGGCACGGCGCTGGCGCGCGCGCGGTACGACGGTTTGAGGCGCAACGCTGTGTATGCACTCGGTGTCGCACGGCAGGCGCACGCCCGGCCGCTGCTCGAAAAACTCAGCGGCGACGACAGCGAGCTGGTACGCAGCGCCGCACGATGGGCGCTTCTGCAACTGGAGCCGTGA